The sequence CGGGAATCATTCTACTAGTAGCGCTGACCTTGTTCCCTCTAACTCTAGTAAACGGGGGACAAGGGAACCCTCTGCAGAAATCAGTGGCTCCAGATGTTATCCCGCTAAGCGCAGCAGATCCCGGTGCACCCGGTGATTATAACTGGCATATGTTCACCTATGCCAGCGGTAAGGATTTACATCGTACAGAATACAGTACAGGCGCAAGTCTTATCTCTTCTGAAGTGGATGCTTCTGCTTATATCAAGGATTGGTCCGAGCTACGGACCTTATTCTGGGGCTTTGGCTATAAGTCACTTCCTCTAAATGCACAGGTCTGGATGCCTGAGGGTGAAGGGCCTTATCCGCTTGTCCTGATGGTGCATGGCAATCATATAATGGAGGATTATTCTGAAGGGGGTTATGCTTATCTGGGCGAGCTGTTGGCAAGCCGTGGTTTCATTGCAGTATCTCTGGACGAGAACTTCTTAAACTATTCCGCCTGGTCCGGTATTCCAGACAATGATTTCAAAGTCCGGACCTGGATGATCCTGAAGCATTTGGAGCAAATCGCAACATTCTCGCAAGAATCCGGCAATCCTTTTTATCAAAAAATCGATTCCGCACAAACCGCTTTACTCGGCCATAGCCGCGGTGGTCAGGCGGTTGCTATGGCTGCAGATGCTGGTCGCTGGTTCAAAAGTGATCCTGTACTTGCCGCAACAGATGCCTTCCATATTACTTCAGTCATCGCTTTGGCTCCTACAGACACGGCGATAGAGGGTCAGCAAGCCCGACTCAATGATGTTAATTACCTGACACTGCAGGGTGCCCGTGATGGGGATGTACATGATTTCTACGGAGACCGGCAATATATTCGTACAACCTATTCACGCAACTCGGATGCTTTTAAGAGCTCTCTCTATATTGCCGATGCTAATCATAGCCAATTTAATAGCGATTGGGGTCTTCGGGATCAGGTACTGCCTGCTGGTCTGTTTCTTAACCGCAGTCAGATTATGGACGGCAAAGACCAGAGGCAGATCGCCAAAGTTTATGTATCCGCCTTTCTGGAGACTACACTGCATGGAAAGAACGAATATCAGGGCTTATTCCATGATTACCGCAGTGGCCTGCAGTGGCTGCCGGAGACCACCTACTATAATCGTTTCCAGAGTGGCGGTTTTCGCTCAATAGTAACCTTTGATGAGGATCGCAACAAAAATACGGCAGGGAATGGAACTGCAGAAGCAACGGGCTTACTCTGGACAGAGGAACTCGCCAAGGACCGTGAATCCAAGAGCAAAGCAACTTACGGTGTCGTGCTGGAGCGCACAGCCAATGAGAGTGAAGATGCCTTTTATCGCATTACCCTTAAGAGTGGGGTAGTCACTGAGCTAAGCTTGGCCGGTGCAGAGGGCTTAAGCTTCTCCCTGGCAAACCACGACGCTGACCGGGTAGAGGATATCCAGGAAACTCCGCTATCTCCGGATGTGGAAATTGAGCTGACAGACGAAAAGGGGAACTCTGCACGAATTCCCTTGAACGAGGTAAGGCAGATTCTACCCCTGCCGCAGACTCAGTTCACCTGGAGTCCTTGGTTAGAAGAACGGATGAGCGATGGCAAATACGGCGATCCCTCCGAGGCGATTTTCCAAACCTATGAATTGCCGTTCGAAGAGTTCCAGAAGGAAGAACCTTCACTAGACCCCGAGAAGCTGACCACCCTCACCTTCTATCTTAAAGAGAAAGGTGACAAGATCATGCTCGATGATATCGGATTCTATACTAGAGGAACTAGTGGAACCGGAACAGCACTAAAGTAAAATGCCAATATTTAAAGGGCCTCCCCTGCCGCGCTAATCCGCAACAGAGGAGGCCCTTTAATATTGTTATATACCCTTAATTATTTGACTCTGTCCTCATACCGCCGTAATGCAGACCGGCGAAGCTATCTCCAGTATATTGCCTGTAGGAATCAATCTGCCTGTGTCAGCATCGATAGTAAACGAGGTGATATTACCGCTATTCTGGTTAGCGGCAAGCAGGACCCCCCCAATGATAGCGAAGTTTCGCGGCGTACGTCCACCTGATTTCTGCCAGTCCGCTACCTCAAGCAAACCAGTGGAAGCATGAATATGAAACAGGACAATGCTATCATGTCCCCGGTTGGAAGCATACAGAAACCGTCCGCACGGTGAAATATGAATGTCGGCGGCAGTATCATTGCTACCCGCACTATAGGATTCTGGAAGCGTGTTGATCTGCTGCAATATTCCCAGTGCTCCAAGCTGCTCATCGCTTTCAAATACAGTGACTGTACTATTCAGCTCATTGATTAGATATACCCATTGTCCCGAAGGGTGAACAGCGAGATGGCGTGGCCCTGAACCAGGTGGCAGGTTCACCTCATGGTGCTTAATCAGTTTGCCTTCTTCAGTCTGGTAGAGCACAATTTGATCTAGACCCAGATCACAGACGAGTATACGCCCACCGCTGCTGTCCGGAATAACGGAATGGGGATGCGGCGCCTCTTGGCGGTCTTGGCGAAGCCCCGAGCCCTGATGTCTAACCTGGTCAGACATGACTTGAAGTGAGCCATCACCATTCAGAGGGAATACATTGACATTTCCCCCCATATAATTGGAGACGAATATGAAATCATCCTTCGGGCTGATAGAAACATAACAAGGAGATCCTCCTTCAGTCCGTTGGCTCCCAAGTGGCGATAATTCTCTGGTGCGAGCATCAATGGAAAAGGCATGAATCTCACCCTCTTCCTGCTCACTAACCGCGTACAATACACTTTTTGTGCTATTTACAGCTAAATATGACGGACTCTCAATACCTGAGATTCCTGCCAGATTTCTAATCTCCCCAGAGATCAAATTCAAAGAGCATAAGAGAAGGGCCTTCTCTCCTTTAGGCTTATAGGTTCCAACATAAAACAACATTTCATCGTAACGTTCCATGACAGCGACTCCTTCTTTAGTAATTAGCAGCCTTTACAGCTTCGAAAAAATATACATCAGAGCACAGCGAAAGGCTGATCTATATTGCCATTATCTGTACATTTTTTCACTATAGCATGTTTGCGTTTGCAATACATCAGTGATTTAAATGATTCATTCTGGGCAAACTATAAAGATGCCTCCAATTTATTACACCTGATTTAAACTATCTACAAGCGGTTAATAGTAAACATCAAAGATAACAATACTTAAGGAGATGAAGTGAAATGAGTTTTTTGTGGATGTTGATTGTTGGTGGAGTCATTGGCTGGTTGGCGGGTCTGATCATGGGCAGAGATATTCCAGGAGGTGTTATCGGTAATATTATTGCCGGTATTCTGGGCTCATGGCTTGGCGGAATGCTGCTGGGAAGCTGGGGACCTAAAGTAAGTGATTTCTACGTGTTCCCATCTCTGGTCGGAGCTATCGTGCTGATCTTTATTGTCAGCCTAATTCTTCGTTCTGTTGGCGGACGCAGCCGTTCATAAACCTGTTATACCTATAATAGCTTGTAAATAATAATGGTAAGAAGCCCGTCAGAGTATGCTCTGACGGGCTTCTTATATGTGATTACCATTCAAGAGCTGTCCGCTACTCGTTCAATGTTTTGCCATCGTGTTTCTGTTATAATAATGAAGCTAGTGACTCAAATCACAGAGAGGTTGTGAAACATGGGCAATATAAACCCCTCGCTTCTACATATTGGCTCCACTTTGGGGGCCGTGTTCATGGCGCTGATGGTTATTGTTATTCGTCTAAAAGCAAGCTCCCGTCCGGTTACCATCCGTAAGATATGGATTCCCCCACTCGGCATGTCGACTGGCTTTGCCATGTTCGTCGTACCTGAAGTAAGGTTTCCCCTATGGTGGGCGGCAATCGCCTTCTTGACCGGCTGGTTCATCTTTGCGTATCCTCTAATTCGCAGTACTATCTTTGAGCAACGAGACGGGCAGATCTTCGCCCAGCGCTCCAAGAGCTTCGCCTTTATTCTGCTCGGGCTGCTTCTAGTCCGCACACTGCTACATGAATTTATCAATCAGTATGTTTCCGTTCCGCAGTCCGGTGGACTCTTCTTCATTCTGGCCTTCGGCATGATTGTCCACTGGAGACTGTTCATGTATAAACGTTATAACGTGCTGGCTCCGCCGGAGACTCGTCTTCCTGAGCCACGGGTATAAATTTTCTGTGAACGAGTTGACCCAGACCCCCTAGCCGATGGCTCTTCATGCAGCCACCGGCTAGCTTCCGTATTCATTCGCCACGCATATTTAGTTCTACTGCTACATACAATGTCTTCACCAGTACTGCGCCATTCCTTAGAACGGACAGATAATCCTTCTCCATCCTTAAAGGTTACAGTTTTTCGAAGCGATGTCAGGTAACTTACGACCGGATACGTTAGAATATAAGCATACTTAACGTCAAGCTCCCAAAACAGGCTTTGCTGAGAACAGCATAGACATGTTGCGTGAGGTTTTGTATAACTTTTAGAGAGTGGGGACAGGCAATTGAAAAGTAAATCAAGAAAAGTGGCGATAGTCGGCTCCGGAATGGTCGGTTCCAGCTGTGCCTATTCCATGGTTAATCAGGCTATTTGCGACGAGATCATGATGATCGACCGCACGTATGACCGGGCCATGGCACAAGCGCTTGACCTCTCGCACTGCATGGATTTCACAGGCACCCGGACGAAGGTATATGCTGGCACCTCTAATGATTGCGCTGGCATGGATGTTGTGATCCTGACCGCAGGTGCAAATCCCAAGCCAGGCCAGACACGGCTTGATGTTCTGGATGACGCTGCAGTGATTACCACAGAAATTATAACCAACATTATGGCTGGCGGCTTTGACGGGATCTTTGTAATCGCCGCTAACCCGGTCGATATTGTCACCTATATGGTATGGAAAATATCTGGACTGCCCCGTCACCGAATTATCGGCACAGGCACCTCTATCGACTCCTCACGCCTAAAGACATTACTGTCTGATGTGTTCTCCATTGATCCCCGCAGCGTTAACGGCTACGCGCTCGGAGAGCACGGTGAATCGCAGTTTGTGGCTTGGTCTCATGTAACGATCGGTGGTAAACCGATTCTGCAGATTATGGAGCAGCACCGCGAGCGCTTCAGCCATCTGGATCTGGAGGATATTGCCCGCAAGACGAAGGATGCCGGGTGGGAGATCTTTACACGCAAGGGTTCTACGCATTTCGGCATTGGCAGTGCACTGGCCTATATCACCCGTTCTATCCTCAATGACGAGCATAAGATCATTGCAGTCTCAGCCATTCTTGATGGCGAGTATGGACTAAGT comes from Paenibacillus sp. 19GGS1-52 and encodes:
- a CDS encoding GlsB/YeaQ/YmgE family stress response membrane protein → MSFLWMLIVGGVIGWLAGLIMGRDIPGGVIGNIIAGILGSWLGGMLLGSWGPKVSDFYVFPSLVGAIVLIFIVSLILRSVGGRSRS
- a CDS encoding cytochrome c biogenesis protein CcdC, producing the protein MGNINPSLLHIGSTLGAVFMALMVIVIRLKASSRPVTIRKIWIPPLGMSTGFAMFVVPEVRFPLWWAAIAFLTGWFIFAYPLIRSTIFEQRDGQIFAQRSKSFAFILLGLLLVRTLLHEFINQYVSVPQSGGLFFILAFGMIVHWRLFMYKRYNVLAPPETRLPEPRV
- a CDS encoding L-lactate dehydrogenase, encoding MKSKSRKVAIVGSGMVGSSCAYSMVNQAICDEIMMIDRTYDRAMAQALDLSHCMDFTGTRTKVYAGTSNDCAGMDVVILTAGANPKPGQTRLDVLDDAAVITTEIITNIMAGGFDGIFVIAANPVDIVTYMVWKISGLPRHRIIGTGTSIDSSRLKTLLSDVFSIDPRSVNGYALGEHGESQFVAWSHVTIGGKPILQIMEQHRERFSHLDLEDIARKTKDAGWEIFTRKGSTHFGIGSALAYITRSILNDEHKIIAVSAILDGEYGLSEVCAGVPAIIGRDGIKELLELNLSSEEFEKFNASCSIIRTGIESLHLED
- a CDS encoding alpha/beta hydrolase; protein product: MDLEYGPAYGPAPAPQRPPLYRRLLGEMGRRVRETYRYDTAFWRTALSGLWVIGFLAFTVSILGIPTGFGVATDILLAAGAGTIVLAIAGNVAAVLLALTGLRVPRLFAGFLLSDMGTILLILYYADLEIEAAAIIAVLVTLLGGLGGLTVGLLHSGKVARGVTGIILLVALTLFPLTLVNGGQGNPLQKSVAPDVIPLSAADPGAPGDYNWHMFTYASGKDLHRTEYSTGASLISSEVDASAYIKDWSELRTLFWGFGYKSLPLNAQVWMPEGEGPYPLVLMVHGNHIMEDYSEGGYAYLGELLASRGFIAVSLDENFLNYSAWSGIPDNDFKVRTWMILKHLEQIATFSQESGNPFYQKIDSAQTALLGHSRGGQAVAMAADAGRWFKSDPVLAATDAFHITSVIALAPTDTAIEGQQARLNDVNYLTLQGARDGDVHDFYGDRQYIRTTYSRNSDAFKSSLYIADANHSQFNSDWGLRDQVLPAGLFLNRSQIMDGKDQRQIAKVYVSAFLETTLHGKNEYQGLFHDYRSGLQWLPETTYYNRFQSGGFRSIVTFDEDRNKNTAGNGTAEATGLLWTEELAKDRESKSKATYGVVLERTANESEDAFYRITLKSGVVTELSLAGAEGLSFSLANHDADRVEDIQETPLSPDVEIELTDEKGNSARIPLNEVRQILPLPQTQFTWSPWLEERMSDGKYGDPSEAIFQTYELPFEEFQKEEPSLDPEKLTTLTFYLKEKGDKIMLDDIGFYTRGTSGTGTALK
- a CDS encoding lactonase family protein yields the protein MERYDEMLFYVGTYKPKGEKALLLCSLNLISGEIRNLAGISGIESPSYLAVNSTKSVLYAVSEQEEGEIHAFSIDARTRELSPLGSQRTEGGSPCYVSISPKDDFIFVSNYMGGNVNVFPLNGDGSLQVMSDQVRHQGSGLRQDRQEAPHPHSVIPDSSGGRILVCDLGLDQIVLYQTEEGKLIKHHEVNLPPGSGPRHLAVHPSGQWVYLINELNSTVTVFESDEQLGALGILQQINTLPESYSAGSNDTAADIHISPCGRFLYASNRGHDSIVLFHIHASTGLLEVADWQKSGGRTPRNFAIIGGVLLAANQNSGNITSFTIDADTGRLIPTGNILEIASPVCITAV